The Verrucomicrobiota bacterium region AGGTAAAGGTGCGCCTGAGTATTGGGCAGCGGTAGTTCGTCCAGGTAATATGTTATTTGAAATCGATGGGGTGACCGAATCTGTCGCCAAAGAATGTTTCCGTCTGGCAGCGGCGAAACTGCCAATCCGCACGCGCTTTTTAACGCGTAATCATCATGCTTAATCCTGCATGAAGGGAACCAGACTATATGGCTAAAATTACAAATTTTTCTGAATTAACAGTAGATGAGTTGAATGCCCGT contains the following coding sequences:
- a CDS encoding ribosomal protein L16, which translates into the protein GKGAPEYWAAVVRPGNMLFEIDGVTESVAKECFRLAAAKLPIRTRFLTRNHHA